A segment of the Crassostrea angulata isolate pt1a10 chromosome 10, ASM2561291v2, whole genome shotgun sequence genome:
CCAGTTTTAAAACTGGCTTGGCATTTTCATAAAACACGATCCATGTTTCTGTTAAATTGGTCAAATCACAtagaatgaaaattaataatacTATTGGGTGGgtgttatttgataaaataaaatagtaatCTTGAGGACCCATACTAAGTTTAGATTTTACGTTGAAAATCTTGAAAAGTTCTggataaaaagttttataactttttaaacCAGGGGACTCCTGCCAGTACACGACCTGCAGTTGTGAAAATGGCGGAGTGTCGGTTCCAGATGACGTGGCTTCCTGTCGCTGTGTTTGTCCGGAAGGAACTAGTGGCGCCAACTGTTCAGTGAGCACAGTCAACGAGTGCAGATCCTCTCCGTGTCAAAATGGCGGAACATGTATGGATGAAATAGGTAATAATAGATACCGCACAAGGAAATTAAGTCTTTGTATAGCGAGGAAAATAACAATCTAATTAAATTTGCATTTTGTATATCAGCTTTATTCATTCTTTTCAAGTAACATAAGTATTTtgatattacaattttttttatcttgatcTCCTTTGGTATTGCTGTAGGTTATTACACCTGTAAGTGTCCGCCTGAATATAGTGGTTATAACTGTGACAAAAGATGCGAGgtaaactgatttttttaattgctgcATTCTATAGACGAATACTGTAATGCATTTGCATATGTTAAGCTATTCTCGACGGTTTACTATACATTTCTCCATGCCAGGTTGAGGAATAATCCGTCTCCATTGTGTAACATACTACTTCttatatctataaaattatctttaattaaaaaatttagattCGGACTATATATCAAATCATAATAATTCATGTATGAATCATCCtaatcaacaaaaaattataattgtacaCTATTAAGCATTGGTCGATTCGATTTGAGTTTTAAGGCTTTCAAAACTTTAATCAAATATCATCTATTTTTATTGACAGTTGGATCGAAATTGTCTTTGGAAAGACTGCATGCAATGTAAGAACAAGTTTGGTGACGGAGTGTGTGACAGCGAGTGTAACATTGAGTTGTGTCTGTTTGATGGCTTCGACTGTTACAATGGCAGTGCCGGCGTCTGTAACGGGACCTACCCAAACGGAACGAAAGTCATGGACCTTCCCGATAAATGCATGGGCCTATACGACGACAACATCTGTGTGTCCAATGAAACAACTGCGGAGGTCCTTTGTCGGAACCAGGCGTGCGGAAGTGATGGACTGGATTGCCTTGACAACAAGAGAAGCTCTTCCAACATCATTGGAGTGTTGGTGGTGGATTTCATCCTGAAAAATAACGGGATTACCGACGAGGCTGTGCTAAACGACTCCACGCCGACACTGTTTGGCAAGTTGCTGCCCTATTCTCTCAGTTCTTACCAGGGATTTCCCGCCTTCTTTGTTCGGCGGCAGACGACCGATTCTTTCAGTCCTGGAACCGGTTCTATGATGGTCAACCCGTATCCTGACTTCTTTACATCGTAAGAATATCACTGAACCAAAATTAACAACATTTTCAATTACAGACGTTCACTTAAGAAATAActcttatttatttaaattattttgcaatTAGCTAGTtgacaatttaatttcaaatcgaTAAGATGTTCAGCAGAGCTGGCGCTCGTGGCGTCAAAATTTCCTATCATATGTTCGCGAGAGCCCGCTCTGCTAAATAGGCCTCGAGTGTTATAGAATGTGCTTCTCGTGTATAACACGTAATAACACAAtgaaaactttataatttttttttataaaactatataaattgaaaacttttaGGCTCAAATACCGAGTTTACTACAACGTGGCGAACCAGCCCAACTGTAGCAGTTCCTCGTCCTTTCCATGTTGGACCGACATCACCAGTGTGTCTCGATATGTCGCACTGACCGCCACTAGTCTCCTCTCGACCTATATAGACAGTTTCACAGAGCTTTTCAGTgagtaattatatttaaaatgttcattcaCCTCATTCTGCCTAAAAGAGCCggaactttctgattgtaacTCCGCAGTTAGTCTAACAGCTatgattaaaacattttcacacAGACGTGTTATGATTTGGTATTATGATAGTAGTTATCTTTATTTGTGGACtaaaattattgtgaaaaaaaaactgccATATAAAGATGAAAGCGTTATTTTTCTCTTCAGCTTGCACGGAGGGTTATTATGGAAGTAGATGCGCCATGAACTGTAGTTCCATGTGTCAAAGCAACAGTGCAGGTCGCACGTGTGAGATGGATACGGGAAAGTGCATATCTGGTTGTAGTAGCAATTCATATACGGGAGATAACTGCGATATAATGTGTGCCAGCAACTGTCTGGGGTCGTGTTCAAACACTGATGGAGTCTGCGCATTGACGTCAAATAACACGAGGTGTAAAGCGGGCTACCAGGGCTTCTATTGTAACGAAAGTAGGTATCAGcgaaccaaataaaaaaaaactgttgagtaatcaaatttttttaatattgaaataacTGGGTAAACCACGAAAAAGGGGACGTATAAGAATTTAGATATCCCGAACTTTTAGTGATCGTTGAAGATTGTTTTAATCTAGAAGAGGCCATGGTATGTCACTGGTTGTCTTTTCAAAATCTAGCATggtatttttatatatgaaatgttATTAGTTATGGCATTGGCGCACATACAGGTCCGAGTCAATGTTGAAcactctctcttctctctctctctaattgtCTTTATGTGTTTCCCCCTGTTTGTCTTTATTAAATTAACGTTTAAAGGGTATgagaaataaaatcaatagtttcaaaataattctttagaaacaaaacatttattttcagcATGCAGTTCGATTACGTACGGTATTGACTGCGCATTCAACTGCTCCACAAATTGTAAAACAGGAACATGCGACCCAATGACGGGGTACTGCACGTGTAAGCCAGGCTACAGTCAAACTGACCCTATGTGTAGAACTGGTGAGAAACAGAGTGTACATCATCATCTATTATAACACTGAGACACAACACAACTCTTTgcattcaaaaattaaaaaaatatatattaacgaTTCACGATCTAGAAAATTCAATGCAGTGAAATCCCTAATCCGTAGGGAGGGGTGGGTGGGTAGCGTAGTTTACCTATAACTTCAATCTTTATTATCACTTTTAATTTCCTTAAATACTCCCAAAACAGCGatacttcaattttttatgtaaattcaaaacatgttgtttgctgcaagaaaaagtggggaggggggtgcTGGTCCCTCCGTGACGCTACGTGCCTGATAGTTATGTCTTACTTTCCGACGCCTTAGCAACATTGAGTATAAAAATCCTGGGAGTTTGCTTTAGAAAATGTTTATCATGTCTCTGACAATAAATAAGAATTCTATAATTGTCTTCATACGATCGACGTAAACTCTCTACATAGCCGAGTCCTGCTGATACACTCTACatatccaaaaaaataaaaataaagtaggGAAaccgggtggggggggggggggggggagcgtaaaattgttttaagtactgactttaaaaaaaaaagatagtttTGGGACCACATTCCCCTTAGAAATCTATGCTACATGCGTTTGTCTGTTAGAAATTAGACCAACGGTAGTAAGAACAGTCTAAACAGTTCTGGAAAACCAGTCCAAGCCAGCAGTTTGATGGCAAGTTTATCGATTTTCGCAAACCAAGTGGGTTCCCAAAATctttggctagcgaagatgagtAATGATAACACTTCAGAAATCATAGATATGTTTCATTGTTATTACAGCCTGCTCCTCTGGGACTTATGGCGACAACTGTACGGGTGTATGCAATCCGTGCGGTACGGGGTCTCCGTGTAACACTGTAGACGGGAGTTGTTCCTCATGCCCAGCGGGCAAACAAGGGTCCTTGTGTAACCAAggtaaaatctctctctctctctctctctctctctctgagacaGAATTTCAGGAATATATATGATGCAAGTCACTTGTATTTCCCCAGACTGCTCCGATTATACCTATGGCACGGGATGCAACGAGAAATGTAGCACCAATTGTGCCTCGGTGTGTGACAAAACCAACGGAACGTGCACTCCTTGTAAAGCAGGCTACGAAGGGATGTACTGTACCGTCAAGTCCAAGTCCGACGGTTAGTCTATTAAGGAGTGTTGATAAGTATAATACATAAATCAAGCTTGTGTTTTCATCAAAGCAAACTATGTTTATGCATGCAAATTTCATCATTATCGCATTGCAAACAAAATATAAGTTTGCAGTCTGCTAAGTGTAATGATGTGAATATTTCTAAAGTATGCTACTGCAGCTGACCATATCTTATATTCTACACAACAGCCGCTACCCTCGCGGATCCAACCAGCGACATGCAGTCCACCATCATCGCTGCTATCATCATCATCGTCTGTCTACTGGCCCTCGCTGTCATCATCGCCGTCATCTTGTGGTATGTCTTTCAGTGAAGAGAAATCACCTTCCTTCAGTTCTACGGTGTATTTTAagcattattttgtaaaatgttccaAAAAATTGCAGGAGAAGAAATC
Coding sequences within it:
- the LOC128166205 gene encoding neurogenic locus notch homolog protein 1-like isoform X2, whose translation is MQSRHFLLCIATSVLGICTLTASSSPFDRDSPSSLTESDHKGSAPASPFVFSDLVISPSMLQVDQLVNVNVSFKITNTGNRDGDAIAEMYTSWMNATDSTPINKLDGFERYSVKKGTSVSGSMTISSKQLQLNDAVKGWTVEPGTITIFVGGQQPNQHNLGGSNIINGTLLLYDGHRNSAGTSVQTLTCPSGFQSTILGTCADTNECQGSAPCTKGTCMNTNGNHYCDDSQSIDKNNQTVCGSVTCNNFANCVNNTNTCICQPGYTGPTCSVQLSCDKMCRNNGTCDFQGIEEVCICSEGFTGSECQYSLNICNQSQSVCLNNGTCAFGQFDSFPSCSCSGSYEGLFCEASNCSTLCYPSNKDASCGGSCPCNSTYYGDSCQYTTCSCENGGVSVPDDVASCRCVCPEGTSGANCSVSTVNECRSSPCQNGGTCMDEIGYYTCKCPPEYSGYNCDKRCELDRNCLWKDCMQCKNKFGDGVCDSECNIELCLFDGFDCYNGSAGVCNGTYPNGTKVMDLPDKCMGLYDDNICVSNETTAEVLCRNQACGSDGLDCLDNKRSSSNIIGVLVVDFILKNNGITDEAVLNDSTPTLFGKLLPYSLSSYQGFPAFFVRRQTTDSFSPGTGSMMVNPYPDFFTSLKYRVYYNVANQPNCSSSSSFPCWTDITSVSRYVALTATSLLSTYIDSFTELFTCTEGYYGSRCAMNCSSMCQSNSAGRTCEMDTGKCISGCSSNSYTGDNCDIMCASNCLGSCSNTDGVCALTSNNTRCKAGYQGFYCNETCSSITYGIDCAFNCSTNCKTGTCDPMTGYCTCKPGYSQTDPMCRTACSSGTYGDNCTGVCNPCGTGSPCNTVDGSCSSCPAGKQGSLCNQDCSDYTYGTGCNEKCSTNCASVCDKTNGTCTPCKAGYEGMYCTVKSKSDAATLADPTSDMQSTIIAAIIIIVCLLALAVIIAVILWRRNQGSEYELNEVEPLSTKKLNGENGNAFEMQEKIDTTVTLENEKRPDAEDTPLLEQTDKVYTGDAAQTNPTESSKSDRSSSSSSTESTKNNDAGDSDAINNGGILKLDFKYIDVESKENSQEDVRDTEKDESTTETGGEGNVTGDVNTGTRIEGETAGKTMETGRSNSYLETDIDTAHKNGE
- the LOC128166205 gene encoding multiple epidermal growth factor-like domains protein 10 isoform X1; amino-acid sequence: MPSFCFQSKMDTWCLLLLGILCCLNGVQTLTCPSGFQSTILGTCADTNECQGSAPCTKGTCMNTNGNHYCDDSQSIDKNNQTVCGSVTCNNFANCVNNTNTCICQPGYTGPTCSVQLSCDKMCRNNGTCDFQGIEEVCICSEGFTGSECQYSLNICNQSQSVCLNNGTCAFGQFDSFPSCSCSGSYEGLFCEASNCSTLCYPSNKDASCGGSCPCNSTYYGDSCQYTTCSCENGGVSVPDDVASCRCVCPEGTSGANCSVSTVNECRSSPCQNGGTCMDEIGYYTCKCPPEYSGYNCDKRCELDRNCLWKDCMQCKNKFGDGVCDSECNIELCLFDGFDCYNGSAGVCNGTYPNGTKVMDLPDKCMGLYDDNICVSNETTAEVLCRNQACGSDGLDCLDNKRSSSNIIGVLVVDFILKNNGITDEAVLNDSTPTLFGKLLPYSLSSYQGFPAFFVRRQTTDSFSPGTGSMMVNPYPDFFTSLKYRVYYNVANQPNCSSSSSFPCWTDITSVSRYVALTATSLLSTYIDSFTELFTCTEGYYGSRCAMNCSSMCQSNSAGRTCEMDTGKCISGCSSNSYTGDNCDIMCASNCLGSCSNTDGVCALTSNNTRCKAGYQGFYCNETCSSITYGIDCAFNCSTNCKTGTCDPMTGYCTCKPGYSQTDPMCRTACSSGTYGDNCTGVCNPCGTGSPCNTVDGSCSSCPAGKQGSLCNQDCSDYTYGTGCNEKCSTNCASVCDKTNGTCTPCKAGYEGMYCTVKSKSDAATLADPTSDMQSTIIAAIIIIVCLLALAVIIAVILWRRNQGSEYELNEVEPLSTKKLNGENGNAFEMQEKIDTTVTLENEKRPDAEDTPLLEQTDKVYTGDAAQTNPTESSKSDRSSSSSSTESTKNNDAGDSDAINNGGILKLDFKYIDVESKENSQEDVRDTEKDESTTETGGEGNVTGDVNTGTRIEGETAGKTMETGRSNSYLETDIDTAHKNGE